One window of the Chryseobacterium sp. CY350 genome contains the following:
- a CDS encoding CPBP family intramembrane glutamic endopeptidase, protein MNKIIPLFLKIFFLQFIISIPFFFIAFKDFPKKAFTVNLWISSFFPELICGIYFLYKLNLIKAFKANLLSKFWSFKNLKIISVGIFIPTAISLILNYLNLINTNLIKDIDYLEIVTFFFLLLLSAFMEEIFFRFIPYNILKNELSLKNVLLTSLIFSCFHLFNPNFNIIGLINIFVAGIFLSLIYLKTNSIIISTIVHFLWNFLIGCIYGSNISGLKIYGISNYSFISNNKILTGVDFGFEGSIITTLVFSIFSLVLIKSATFSK, encoded by the coding sequence ATGAATAAAATAATTCCATTATTTCTAAAAATATTCTTTTTACAATTTATTATTTCCATACCTTTTTTCTTTATAGCTTTTAAAGATTTTCCTAAAAAAGCATTTACAGTTAATTTATGGATTTCTTCATTTTTCCCAGAATTAATTTGTGGAATATATTTCCTTTATAAGCTAAACTTAATAAAAGCCTTTAAGGCTAACTTACTTTCAAAGTTTTGGTCATTCAAAAATCTCAAAATAATCTCAGTAGGTATATTTATTCCAACAGCTATTAGTCTTATATTAAATTACTTAAATTTAATTAACACAAACTTAATCAAGGATATTGATTACTTAGAGATTGTTACATTTTTTTTCTTATTACTACTATCCGCATTTATGGAAGAAATATTTTTTAGATTTATTCCTTACAATATATTAAAGAACGAACTTTCGCTTAAGAATGTTCTTTTAACATCATTAATATTTAGCTGCTTCCATTTATTTAATCCAAATTTTAATATTATTGGACTAATAAATATTTTTGTTGCAGGTATATTTTTAAGTCTAATTTATCTAAAAACTAATTCTATAATAATATCTACCATCGTTCATTTTTTATGGAATTTTTTAATTGGTTGTATCTATGGCAGCAATATAAGTGGCTTAAAAATATATGGTATATCTAATTATAGTTTTATATCAAATAACAAAATTTTAACGGGTGTTGATTTTGGTTTTGAAGGTTCTATAATAACCACTTTAGTATTTTCAATTTTCAGTTTAGTTTTAATTAAATCTGCTACTTTTTCAAAATAA